The Megalobrama amblycephala isolate DHTTF-2021 linkage group LG1, ASM1881202v1, whole genome shotgun sequence genome segment tacagaagagtcaagttttaaataggaaaaatatcgaaactctttggtcatttttgagtgagatgctaacagtctaatcagattcaatgaactatgctaagttatgctaaaagtggtactgccagacccggagatcggctgaatggattcgaaaacggtaaaactcaactctttaactctaggggagtttaagatctccatatctctgggattaAACCATCGAGGGCCTTTAACATGCAGATACCAAAAGGAAGgtttgttaagaaccagaatatataaggatattaagatatctttaatacttcttgagtcacaggcatgcaaacttgaggcaaaaaacacaagtagtgctttttgccatttttgaactttcactgttggcatataatgaaataaagattgctaaagtcaacaaattttactaatagaccttccaatctctgtgtaaaaacaaaataatgatgctgccatctttctaaagtcatttttacacccctcTAATTTGGccccaaatctcaggtgaaaattgtcatattgaccccctctacaaaatagtggattactcagtaaatatacatctgtgacattcaATATTTTGGCTTTTATCACCATTTTATGTTTgtcagatgaatcgccttcgataatgaacgcgatattgcgcagcttgtcagtgatctacggctctgtctattaaatgctgctccatttgaaagcaggtgatggcgatttagcgttAACACGGACTGACCTTaaagtgaatgaatgaaaattgATACACATTTTCCATGATGCAGGGCAAGTGTTGTTTTCATACAGCAAATAGTAGTGCATAAATAAAAGTGTAATTTTTCACCATCAGAAAAGATTTCTGGGAGAAATGATCTGCAGTACTGGACATTGCCAACAATTGATCCACAATCTGTCATCTAATTTATAGTGCTGTATTGTTGTGACAGTGAATTCCCATACAGGAATCAAGCAATCTCATCAGAAAATTGTAAACAGGACAGATTTAGACCATGGGACGCTGGCTGAATAAACCTGATAAACAGAATACAGAGCTGCTACAatctttttttctgtcaatGCACTTATGTGACTCTCACCAGGACTGTTGATGTACATGTGAATGGGCTTGTTGTTGCTCTCTGACTGGAGAAAGAGCAGTTGAGCGATAACCAGAGAAGCTACAGTGTCATCGATCTAGATAAAGAGAAGGACAGAAAAACAGGTAGGAAACAACTGGAAGAGGctttttgtaaataattttaGATCCTTGTGTGTTTTTCCTTGCATTTGAACTTACCGGACCCATAACACATATGATTCTCTCTCGAAGCAGCCTTGAGTAGATGTCATAGGCACGCTCTCCTCGTCCCTGAAACAGACGAATGATTTCAAGTAAGGGGTCAAGTTCCTGCAACACTGAAAGCTGCATCTTTCTTGAAGTAAACCATTCAATAAACAGAGATGGGCTCTAAAAGTAACTTCTGTATATTATATGATCAGCTTAAGACAAGTAATTAAGAAAAATGTGCCGTTACCGTCTGCTCCACAACTATAGGTATGAGTGGACTCCTCCATGGCGCACTCTGATGAATGGACCGATTGACTTTGAGTGCAGAAACACCACACTGCAAGACCCTCTAGAAAGACAACAGTTCTGGTGATGATGAGCAGTAGATCAAGGTCGTTGAACATTTCAGTGACGAGCTTGACATCACTGTGACACTCAACGGAGCTCAAATCAGCATAATGACATGTTTTACGAGTCAgttaaaaaaaagctaattctCTGAAAACGAGTAAAACATTTAAGTCATAAACttaaaaatacacataaaacaaTCCTGCTAGCAAAAGAATAGTTGTACAATAGCGTGTTTATCATAAATGCCATTTCTAGCTACTATTACGTTACTACCGTAAGAGTTGTTTCACACACAGAGACGCATTTATTTTAAACgaatatttaatttacagaagGCAGTTTAATACTCACACGTAACAACATGTTTCTGTTGAGCAACCCTCACGCGACCCCTATTGACCCGGATGTGATATTCGGCTGCTTGATAGTGAAGCCAGAGACTCTCTCATTGCAGGAGGAGATGGTGAAGTCGAGGAAGTGTAACTGTAACGTTTGCGGATGCCTTGTCCATCTTTTTGTAATTGTGTAACGTTATACACATAGGTTATACACTAAGATTTTTTAGGTGGATATGGAAAATATTACCAGAAGGAAAACATATTATATTCAAGTTAAATACTACTGATATAGCCTATGTATACATTATtccaataaaataataataatagtaatagtaattttatttttcatgtagACCTACAACTTTTTATTATTTGGGGGAAGTTCTTCATACACAAGAAGAAATGGTCAGGGTCCAAGACAAATTTCATTCACTTTCTCAAGGACTACAGCACTTGATGAACATTGTCAAAAAATGTACCACATTTACCATTggatataaaacatttattatatgaCAAGCTTTTTCCATACAAACACAATATATAGGCTAGCATATAATCTGCagaataatttaaaattagacacacacacacacacatatatatatattaagacttcagatgcaaaagcctctaagtgccatctttTATGTTTAGGTTCACTACTTTCACTTCAGTGGTAATTAATAGGTCATTtttattgccattaaagtgaaataacttaACATAAAcgtacaagcttgataaaaatgcttattttagaagaaaatttcagatggcactaaGAGGCTTTtgtatttctatatatatatatatatatatatatatatatatatatatatatatatatatatatatatttatgaattttaagaGTACCATAAAGAGTGTGGTGAAGTGATGCATGTAACTGTTTTttcctgagatttttttttaccccgTTTCACAGCCAAGGCTTAaactagtcctagactaaaatgcatgtttgagcttatactgacatatcttaaaatatgtaacTGCAATTGTTATGtctcaaaatgcattttttttttctagtgtgtgtttataaaagctacttaaatatcctaattgaactaaggcctaatcctggtttaggctaagccctgtctgtgaatcCAGGCCTTAATGTTATGGTGGATTTTTATACCatgttatatgttatgttttattcttgTTAGTTTGTCTCTGCTAACTTGGCTACATATCTCTTGTTTTTATCTAAATGGGACAGGTAAAATATAGGTAAATGAAATAAACCATTGCTTCCATTCAAACAGAACAGGAAAGGTCCCGACCCGGTTTTGAAGGCTCCTCTTGTGGAGGGGCTCTGGTGAAGCGGATCCACTGCCACATGATGAAATTAGACGCGAACACTAGATGGCGCAATTCACTTTATTCATAATCTTACATTTCGTGTAAAGCAACTTTAACTAGAAACAAGAAGTGTATAAAAACAACTCTCatattgaaaaagtaatttgtagAACTTAATGTTTTACCCTGTATGATGTAATATCTGTTAGGCTATATGTATCCCACAATTTCTGTTTAATTTTTGTTAGGCTTCCTAATGATAGCCTATAAGTGTAATTGTATGTTTTTCTGAAAGTTGAATAAAAAAGTAAAGCAACTTTAAAGTATAAAATGAATTGTCTTATTAGCAtgaatataatttattagtaGCTATTAATAATTCACTTACCCACCTAACtcacattttcattcatttttcttAGTAGGCAACAAGTATTAGTGAAACCTAAAATTACCAGTTGTGTGGACACTGTGGACACAATTTTGTGATGTAGCTGATATATGCATCTTCTGTAAAAGAGAAAGTGAAgatatttgtcatttatttttctcatgTAATGTTTCATGACTTTTCTGGAAAGATTTGAGTTCctattttttatattgttaaCTGTAGTTTTACACATTAAGGATGTTGTTTGCTTTTTTGAAAACCAAAATAAACCTTTAGAATGTACTGTTAACTTTCTTATCCTTGTGACAAAATTTCACAAAGATTTCTTAAGAAAATCCCTACTTTTATAGATTTCTTATGTGAAGTAGCATTTAATCAAATCACTAAGaataattaataacaaaaaatgcaTTTCTCTTTTGAAGAGATATGATGAGATCTTTTATGTACCTTGATTAATACTTGTTTTGGTGTTGTTTTTGTGCTTCTTTACTTTCTTTGTTCTGGTCCTGCTTTTCTTTATGTTCTTaaaaaaaagctatttaaatGTATCTTTCTCTTTTAACGGTCATTgtcaatttattttttctctcttctaTATGTTCAGATGACTTTGGACATATTGTTGATACATTCAGTGTAATGTATGCAAAGTTGTATTTCATCAAAGTCATCTCTGAATTgtttgcaattaaaaaaaacaacatataaatgaatgaaaatgtagGTAAAGTGGGTTGTGGgtagaaaatagaaaataagATGAGCTTATTATAACACAATACAAGTCAAAGGgttttttcaatttatttattcaaagttACCTATGTCAGTATTGTCCTCACGCGCCATCGCTGCACGAAACCACGCGTCAGTTTCGCAGATAGGGGCGCAATTGAGCCGCTTATTGCCAAAGTCAGTCTCGTCTTGACATTTGTTTCAAACTTTCCCCGATCTGTCAGCAGACATGTCGAATAACAGCGCAGGCGGTATGATGAGCCTGCAGAAAAGCGTCAAGCAGCTGCGATTCGAAGCAGGGATCCGCAGAATTAAGGTGAGTGAGAATAAACGCATAAAAATCCCAAAGTTTGGAAATCTTTGCTAACAGGGTGTGACTTGACAGACTTGTCGATCCTGTCCGAACATCCTGCTACTTGGTGTAATTATGGTTCTGTTTTTAAACTTTCCTTGATTCACGTGAGAGCTTTTACAACatatctaatacaaaagaaGTAACGTTATAATAATGTTTAGCTGTTTGCAAGCTTCCACCGTAATGGCTGGTGGTTGTGCAATTACCTTCGTTTTCACCACTTGCTTTTAATCCGATGTTATCAAACGTTGTCACACAACAGTAATAATTCAGTACGTTTGTAAAGTGTACGATAATCACAGTTCAACTTAAAAGCCTCCAAACTTATTTCTCGCGCACAGTCGTGTTTGATTTTAAAGCCTCTCCACTTCAGGCAGTAGCGCGCGACTCTGCTGTAATGCTGTGGTGTCGCGCGCAGCGCACAGTGGAGCTCTTTGTTAATTGTGAGTGTGTGACACAGTCGCATTTGTTGGCCTGAATAATCCAAATCTATATTAGTTACCACTCGCCCAAAACACTATTTTAAAACAGCACGAGGCTTTGTGTGTTATTACTAATCTTATAATGAATCAAATAAACTTCTAACCGCGTGATTTCTAGGAAAATGTGAAGCCTTTATTGCTTCACAACCCCCTTTTATCTGTATATTTGCATACATGTCtacctctctgtctgtctatattttatttcacatcTCCTTCTTCTTAGGTTTCTCAAGCtgcagcagatctgaagacattcTGCTTGCAAAATGCCCACAAGGACCCTCTCCTTATGGGGGTGCCATCCAGCGACAACCCCTTCCGACCCCCCAAATCATGTGCACTCTTCTGAGGTACCAACAGTCAGCTTagtgttacttttttttgtCTGTACACTTCCTGTTTAACAGGAATGTGAGCGGGAATATCaacctctgtctctctcttcccCCTAAAGGTGTCGTGAAGAATTTTGGAGAAACTGAACATTCCACTTCCGCACAAACGTTTTTCACTACACTGCTCTCAGTTCCCCTTTACCCTGCAGCAGAGCTGGATCAACACTATTACACtaaattgtttaatttgaaAGCTGCATTGTGACTTGAAGTCGTTCAATAATGTGATTTTATGAAGAAAACCTCTGAAAGGTgatttaaaagtgtttaatttgtATACTGTTAATTAAGGACGTATTCGTGCAAAACTTACACTAGTAGATAGTTTCAGGAGGAAACTGAAGTGCTCAGTTGGTCAAACAGTCCATTGGAGAAGTGATATGCAAAAATATTCACTACATTACTTACTGTGTAGCCAAGTCAATTTGAATACCAGCCAtatacagacaaaaaaaaaatatttcttcttGTAATGTGTTTGGTTTATGATGAAACACTGAATCTCTCTATTTGTTTATTGATACGATTAGACTTATACATGGGCAGTTGTTGCCAAGAAAGTCATGTATTTAAGATCTATTGTATTAACCATTGAAGGAGAGAGACGTCTTGAATCTCAGgttctttttttgaaaaagaTCGATGCTGTGTTCCTGATATATATTCACTTTTCTTATTTTCTGAATGAGGTACTGCTTTTTGTTCAAATGTATTTTCTCTAATCTGCTGGGTAATGGTTTCTGTATCATTTTGAAATTTCATAAATGTTAAACAGTGTTTACACAAGTGCAGAATTATCTtcatttctttctcttttttactgatatttgctCATGAAAGGGTGCTGCCTGTTCTCTGCACCTATGAATTGAACACCAGTGACTATGAACATTTCAGCTGGCCTGTTTTTGCATATACCCTCTGCCCTCGCATGAATATTTATCTCATTTCAAATCTGTACTGTGCCTTTATCAGTCAACCACTGGACATTCATGCAAATATCATTTGTTTGTGGGGGTTTTACTGCTGCCCTGCATTGTTAACTTTTTCAGTCTGTTTACCTCATGTATGTCTTGCCTTTTACGTTTGATTGTGCCTAAAGGAGCAACGTCTGATTTTGTGCAGTAAGACTATATATTAAACTATACCTTTCTTTacaaaacttaaaggattagttcactttcaaattaaattttcctgataatttactcacccccatgtcatccaagatgtccatgtctttcttcagttgaaaagaaattaaggtttttgatgaaaacaatccaggattattctccttatagtggacttcaatggagcccaaacagttgaaggtcaaaattacagtttcagtacaGCTTCAAAGCCTTctagcgatcccagacgagaaataagtgtcttatctagcgaaaccatagctcattttctaaaaaaataaaaataaattttaaacgttttaaccataaatgctcatcttgagctatctctcttcttcttctctatttgaattccagcagtgtagacactgctaagtgtattactgccctccacaggtcaaagtttgaactaaattgtcatatacaatatgctagtgcaagtatataacaattagttcaaactttaacctgtggagggcagtaatacacttagcagtgtattagcagtttttaattttttttttagaaaatgactgatcgtttcgctagataagacctttattcctcatctggtgttgtttaaagccctttgaagctgcactgaaactgtaattttgaccttcaactgtttggaggtcattgaagtccactatcaggagaaaaatcctggaatgttttcctcaaaaaccttaatttcttttcaactgaagaaagaaggacatgaacatcttggatgacatgggggtgagtaaattatcaggaaattttaatttgaaagtgaactaatcctttaatcataAATAAAGAGTCTAAAAAGCTTCTTACAGAGTACAACAGTTATATTCAGGTGAAAGCCACTACAAcagggttattattgttaactagcATGTAATGTAAAATACTGTGATTAATCAACTGGGGAATTATGCTGATATCTATTAGTTATTTTTTCACTTGTGATGGCCTGCTTTAAAAGAGACACCATGTTTTCACAAACAGTACAATAAAACAGAGGTTTCCAAGCCACACgtttcatgtatttatttgttattattattcttaaatgTACTCAATATACTCCTTTTTTTCTTAGTAACCCATATCATGTCTTGAAATTGAACTACAGCtgaggaggaaaaaaaagaagtggCCATGTGGAGGCAGTAGTAAGTCAGGCCTATCTTGACCATTGACTCCGGGGGAGATCTGAGCCGCTGCGAGCTGCCTGCATGACTCTCCCCAGATCGAAGATGGCGGTGTCCGTGTTCTCAGGCGTGCGCCTCCTCTCCATCGGAGACGCCAATGGAGACATACAGCGACATTCAGAGCAGCAGCCTCTGCGACTAGAGATCAAAACCAACCAGGACGCGGCTCTCATAAGCCTCTCGAACAGTGAGTAGATGCTGGCTTTAAACACTTTGCATCCGGCCTCAGCTGAGCTGTGTATCCTAGCCTAGCCTAATGAGAGTGATGTGCGTGCGGCATGTGCGTGTGTTGCAACCCCTGATCACAGGGACCGGCGGCGTTTGAGTTGTGATCTCAGACACGGCTCTCGTGCCCGTGCATGCTTTCTAAAAGATGTAAAGTTGTTGGAGCCAGGGGTTCGGTTGTAACATGCTTGCCACAAACCACGTTGATCGTAGCATGTTAGCATCCGTAAACACTTCGTATTGTGTTAAGCTGCTTATGGTTAGCTGCTACCCAGCTAATACGCACGAGCCGCGGCAATTCAGCACTGAATGTGTTTCTACAGTCTAAAACATACATGCATGAGTGCTTTTGTTCCAGATGCATGTCCTGTGcatccagattttttttttttttttttttaagctggcAGTCAGGAAGGATTTGTATAATGTGGATTGGCGCCTATAAAGTTAGCCGCAGTGAAACCTTCAGTCATACTATTACGCTTCAGAAAGTGTATTAGAAACgtctttagttttgttttgcATTGGTTTATTTGTGTCAACGTTTGTTGAAATTGATTTAACCTGGTTGGATGGTGGGCTGAATGGATGCTGTGAGTTAACTTGATTGATTGCGCACATCCCCGGCGCGCAGTTCTGCGCCACCTCTCTACTTTTACTATACTGTACTGTACCTTCACACAGCCCGGTTTCTCTTTCTCAAAGTACAGAAAACATCGCGAAAGTAATGTGAAATTTCGCGGAGGTTTCTTACGGCACCGTTTGGTCATTCATCTTTGTTCTGCGGGGAACAATAGCGGGTCCCCCGCCTCCTTTTCTCCAGTGTCCCGCCTGTTCATTCAGCGCTCAGGGCTTTTGTTTGGAGCCTCATGCTGCCGATGTCCCGTGGATGAGATGAATGTCTTACTGAAACAGATGCGTGACCCACATCCCATAGATTTCTTTTCTAGAAGTTTTAATTCCTCGAGCTCAAATGCCGCAGCACCCTCAGCATTTTTCGTCGAAAGGCCAAGTTTATTCATAAAAATTCATGTTAGTGTGTGACATTTTGCGCGTTTTTATGCAGTTACTTGAGAGAGTACGCTCTTAAATATTCATTGTTGCGTAAACATTATAAAGAGAAGGTTTTTTGCATTTcactaataaattaaaattttcttgaaatattaaaattacttAAACTTGTGTGAGATGAGTAGTTATTAAATACGAGTAATTTATTATCCATGGAGCGGGTCGCCCCCTTTAGCTGCCGTGTTGACGTCACATGGCCGATCTTGTTGTGCAGTTGACTTTGTtgctaatataaaaaaaaagactttgttgctaataatgatgataatgcaGTCTTTATGTTGTACTTTTAGCCAGTGCCCAAGgtgctttacaaagcataagaTTGTGTGAAAATCGGAAAATTGAGTCGGAAAATTATTATACTGTATGTTAGCCAATAAAAACATACTAAGTGCAACTTTAAGGAAGTAATTCAGCTCTTCCACACTCTTGTGActtgttaattcatgtttttttatggaatttTGTTTCTTTCGCtttcaagtcatcttcatttatatggcgcttttcacaatacatgttatctcaaagcagcttcacagtgacaataggaaaattattatccagctaaagttggtttttgattgaatcacttccgttgtaaaaattaattattactttagggtCCGCTTAAGTGTTTGGTTTGCTTGTTTACGTCTCTTTAGCTTGTTGTAAACAGTTAtttaggcccggtttcacagacagggcttagcctaagccaggattaggccttagttcaattagagcctttaagtagctttttataaacgttcactagaaaaaaacattactggtgtgcatcttgagacaaaacaatagcactgatatattttaagatatgtcagtgcaagttactttcagttgaAACAGCTCAAAcctgcattttagtctaggactagcttaaccTTGTCTGTGAGAGTTAGTCTTTTaggatgtttttgttgttgttgttttttgttctgAGTCCAAAGAGCAAAGCCTTCAGCTATGAACAGTAGATGCCAAGAATCACTCCTGTTCTAAAGCTCAGATTTTCTTGGCTTCAGTGCCCTGCCCCCTGTTCCAGAGATATTTTCTTGAGCTGCTGTAGAGACTGTACTTGTTTTCAACTcatttatataaatgaatacCAGCCTAATCTATGGAAAGCCTGACCTAATcctaaaataaatgacaaaatccCTCATCCTGGCATTGCCTCTTAATGTTGCTGTGATTTGAAGGCCAGGTTAATGTCTTTCAACAGGACAAATTTAGTTTGCTTGGCTTAATTTTTGTTTAGGTAGTTGTGGTAACCTTTAAGGAGCTAGTGTAGttcatattaaaggattagttcactttcaaattaaaaatttcctgataatttactcacccccatgtcatccaagatgtttatgtctttctttcttcagttgaaaagaaattaaggtttttgatgaaaacattccaggattattctccttatagtggacttcaatgacctccaaacggttgaaggtcaaaattacagtttcagtgcagcttcaaagggctttaaatgataccagacgaggaataagggtcttatctagcgaaacaatcggtaattttctacaaaaacacaactgtatatgtatttatataaacaaatgatcgccttccaagtggttccgccaaaaccgcactttcgtattcttcaaaacacttacgctgTATGTTC includes the following:
- the si:dkey-204f11.64 gene encoding guanine nucleotide-binding protein G(I)/G(S)/G(O) subunit gamma-10; the encoded protein is MSNNSAGGMMSLQKSVKQLRFEAGIRRIKVSQAAADLKTFCLQNAHKDPLLMGVPSSDNPFRPPKSCALF